The Burkholderia sp. NRF60-BP8 genomic sequence AAGTCGACGCGCTGTGGTGCGAGGACGGCAGCCCGTCGCTCGTCGACGTGATGCGCGGCGGCCCGAGCGCGGAATGGCTGGCCGGCGCGGGCGCCGAATGGCTCGCCGCGACGGAGAACGCGCAGCCGCTGCTGTTCGCGATCCAGGTCGGGATGATCCGCGTGATCGACGCACGCGGCATGCGTTACGACGCGGCGATCGGCCACAGCGTCGGTGAAATTGCCGCGGCGTGGGTGACGGGTGCGCTGTCGCTCGCCGACGCGGTGCGCGTGATCAAGATCCGCAGTCGCGCGCAGGCGATGACGCGCGGCAGCGGCCGGATGGCAGCCGTCGGCATCGGCGAGGCGGCGGCGCGCGAACTGATCGCGCGCCACGGGCTGGCGCGCCGGGTCGAGGTGGCCGGCATCAACAGCCCCGATGCGGTCACGCTCGCAGGCGAATTGCAGGGCTTGCAGGCGTTGGAAGCGGCGCTGCGCGGCAGCGGCAAGTTCTTCCAGATGCTCGATCTCGACTATGCGTTCCACAGCAGCCACATGGACCGCATCGAGCCGGTGGTGCTGGCCGAACTGGCCGGCGTGCGGCCGCAACCGGGCAACGGCGCATTCGTGTCGACGGTGACCGGCGGCCCGTTGGCCGGCAACGAACTGGATGCGCGCTACTGGTGGCGCAACATCCGCGAGCCGGTGCGCTTCGGCGACGGCATCGCGTACCTGATCGAGCAGGGCGTCCGGCTGTTCATCGAAGTCTCGCCGCATTCGATCCTGCGCACGTACGTGAAGCAGGCGTTGACGGCCGCCGGCGTGACGGGCGTGGCGCTGCCGACGCTCAAGCGCGATCACGGCAGCGCGGCGACGCTGCGGCAAGCGATTCTCGCGGCGATCGCGCACGGCGCGAGCGTCGATCCCGACCGCTTCGCGCCCGGCGCGTCGCGTACGGCATTGCCGTCCTATCCGTGGCAGCGCGACCGCTTCTGGCTCACGCCGACCATCGAAGGCTACGGTCTCGTCGATCGCCGCCGCGAGCATCCGTTGCTCGGCTATCGCCTGCACGAACACGCATTCGGTTGGGAAAACCAGCTCGATCCGGCGAAGCTGCCGATGCTGGCCGATCACGTCGTCGACGGCGGCGTGGCGTTCCCGGGCGCCGGCTACGTGGAAATGGCGCTCGCCGCGGCGCGCACTTTCTTCGCTACGCCGGATGCGGCGCTCGAAAACGTCGAGATCCGCACGCCGGTCGTGTTCCAGCCGCAGCAGGCGAAGCTGTTCCGGCTCGTGATCGAGCCGCGCACCGCGACGTTCACGATCGAGACGCGCGACCGGATGTCCGACGGCGCATGGGCGCTGAACGTGACGGGGCGGATGCTCGAAAGCGGCAACGCGCTCGGCGCCGCGAGCATCGTGCCGGCCGAGACGCTCGAGCGCCTGCTCGCGCTGCCGGCCGCCGACGGCGACACGCTCTATGCGAATACCGCGGCGATCGGCCTCGGCTACGGGCCGGCGTTCCGCTGGGTTCGCACCGTGCGGGTTGCCGCGGCCGAGGACGCCGCGCTGGCCGACGTCGCCGCGCCGGCCGCGTGCGGCGATGCGCGGGCGCTGTCGGCCTATCTGCTGCATCCGGCGGTGATGGACAGCGGGTTTCATCCGCTGTTCGCGCTGCTTGCCGCGCATGCGCGCGACGGCGAGCATCCGGCTTACGTGCCGGTGCAGATCGGCCGGGTCGATTATCTGCGCGGCGACACGGTCGCCCGCGTGCTCGCGCGGATCGACCGGCGCAGTCCGCATTCGATCGTCGCGCATTTCGAATTCCTCGACGCGCAAGGCGCGATCGTGGCGCGGCTCGACGCATGCCGGTTCCGGCGCGTGGACCTCGTCGGTCGTCGCCAGAACCTGCCTTCGCGTTTCGTCTACCGCCTCGAAGAGATGCCGTTGCCGAACGACGTCGACGCGGCTGCGTTACCGGCGCCCGACGCGCTGCTCGCGCAAGCCGCCGCGCGCGTCGATGCCGCAGGGCTCGACGGTCGCCGGACGCAGCATTTGACCGAAATCCTGCCGCTGCTCGACGTGCTGGCAAGCCTGTACGTGCTTCGCGCGTTCGATGCGCTCGGCGTGTTCGCCGGCACGTGGCAGCCCGCGCCGGAGCGGGCGGCGTTCGCTGCACGCCTGGCCGACATGCTCGTCGAGGATGGTCTTGCCGCGCGTGACGGTGCACGCCTGATACGCGACGATGCGGCGTGCGCGGCGCTGCCGCCGCTCGACGATCTGTGGCGCGGGCTGCTGGCCGAATCGCCGGGGCACGTGGCCGAACTGACGTTGCTCGCCCATTGCGGCGCGGCGCTGCCCGACGTGCTCAACGGTGCGAAGGACGATGCTCGCTGGCTGTCGCCGACCGGGCACAGTCTGGTCGAGCAGTTGCTTGCCGCATCGCCGACCTGGCAGCACGTGCATGCGCTGCTGGCGGCCGGCGTCGAGCAGGCGGTCGACGCGTGGCGGCCGACGCGCCGGCTGCGCGTGCTCGAACTCGGTGCGACGGACGGCGACGTGCTGCAGACGCTCGGCATGCATCTCGCCGCCGCGCGCTGCGATCACACGATCGCCGCGACGGCCGGGCAACTGGCCGGATTCGATACGGATGCGCAAGCGACGGTGCGCACGGTGGCGTTGCAGCCGGGCGAACGCTTGTCGCTGTCCGCCGACGATGCCGGGCCTTATGACCTGATCGTCGCGAACCGTGCGCTGAGCGGTCGTCACGATCCGGCCGATGCGCTGAATGCGATGCGGTCGTGGCTGGCGCCGGGCGGCTTGCTGCTGCTGGCGGAGTCGCGTCGCGGCCGCTTCTCCGACATCGTGTTCGCCCCGCAGGCGGCGGCGACGGAGGCCGATGCGCCCGCGCAGCTGGCGCCGGTGGATCTTGAAGCGGCGCTGGCGCGCGCGGGCTATGTGGACGTCGTGCGGCATGTCGAGCAGGGGCTCGATCTGGATGGCACGCCGACGTTCGTCATTGCGCGCAACCCGGCGAGCGCCGTGGCCGCGCGATGCGGCAGCGACGCGAGCGATTTCGATACGCTTGCCCGCAGCGAACGATGGCTCGTGATGCACGCGCCGGATGCGGCCGGCGGTTTCGGCGGGCGACTGGCCGATGCGCTCGCGCACGCGGGCTATCCGGCCGATATCGTCGACGTCACGCATGCGGCCGACGCGATCGCGTCGTTGCCGGCCGGGCAGCCGGCGCATGTCGTGTTCTGCGCGCCGGAGACGCCGCTCGCCGATACGACGACGGGAGACGGCGTGATGGCCGCGCTGCGTCACGGCGTGATCGCGCTGGCAGCGCTCGTGCGCGCGCTCGGCGCGCAGCCGAACGCGGCCACGCGACTGACCGTCGTCACGCGCGGCGGCGCGCCGTTCGCCGGGGCCGCGCATGCGCACCCGGAACAGGCGACGCTGTGGGGCCTCGGTCGCGTGCTGGCGAACGAGCATCCCGAACTTGCATGCCGGCTGATCGACGTCGATCGCGCGGCGGACGGGATTCCCGATGCGCTGATTCGCGAGCTGACCGGCGCGGCGCTCGAGGAAGAAGTCGTGCTGAGCGCACACGGGCGGCTGGTGCCGCGCATGCTGACGGCCGCGCAGGCCGCGGCGCGCAGCGACGGCGCGATGGCGCGCGCGTCGGTGCTCGCGTTCGACGCACCGGGCTCGCTGCGCAATCTCGAATGGTTCGCGTTGCCGGAACGTGCGCTGGGCGACGACGAGGTGGAGATCGAGCCGGTTGCCACCGGCCTGAATTTCCGCGACGTGATGTATGCGATGGGGCTTCTGTCCGACGAAGCGGTCGAGACCGGCTTCGCGGGCGCGACGATCGGCATGGAACTGTCCGGCCGCGTCGTCCGGGTGGGCCGCGCGGTGACGGAATTCGCGCCGGGCGACGCGGTGCTCGGCTTCGCGCCGGCATCGTTCGCGACGCGCGTGCGGACACGCGCGCAGGCGATCGCGCCGAAACCCGAACGCCTGTCGTTCGAGGAAGCGGCGACCGTGCCGACCACGTTCTTCACCGCGTACTACGCACTGGTCGAACTCGCACGGCTGCGCCGCGGCGAGCGCGTGCTCGTGCATGGCGGCGCGGGTGGCGTCGGGATCGCCGCGATCCAGCTGGCGCGCCACTTCGGCGCGGAAGTGTTCGCGACGGCCGGCAGCGACGAGAAACGCGAGTTCGTGCGCCTGCTCGGCGCCGATCACGTGCTCGATTCGCGCAGCCTGGCCTTCGCGGACGAGATTCGCGCGATGACGGGCGGCGAGGGCATCGACATCGTGCTGAATTCGCTCGCCGGCGAGGCGATGGTGCGCAGCATCGATACGTTGCGTCCGTTCGGTCGTTTTCTC encodes the following:
- a CDS encoding type I polyketide synthase; the encoded protein is MNSKIAIIGMACRFPGGANNLGDFWQLLRDERDAVTEIPADRFGTDFYQHPSKREPGKSYTFAAGVLDNVAGFDAAFFGISPREAAQMDPQQRLLLELAWEAFEDAGVRPADMRGSNCGVFVGAASMDYGNRNMDDLNVIDPYSATGNTLSIASNRVSYLFDLHGPSMTVDTACSSSLVALHQAVKALQSGEADVALAGGVNLLLHPFGFVSFSKASMLSPRGRCRAFDATGDGYVRSEGGAVVLLKPLDRALADGDTIHAVIAGSGVNSVGHSPGGISVPGAAAQASLLRSVYARAGIDPQSLAYLEAHGTGTAVGDPIEARALIDVVSGERPADRPLLIGSVKTNIGHLETASGMAGLLKAVLCLKHRAVPRSLHFVTPNPGIDFDGGRLRVVDRYMPLDAGGAPLTIGVNSFGFGGTNAHVVLTEAPVANDASTAAPEPIQAQPSPLVLTARSANALAALAGRYLAMLDDGADWQALAGAAARRRQWFEHRAIVAPADVTEGRAALAALAQPAQEGLPACVATGQAPADALRTALVFSGNGCQWVGMGNELYAENAVFRAALDEVDALWCEDGSPSLVDVMRGGPSAEWLAGAGAEWLAATENAQPLLFAIQVGMIRVIDARGMRYDAAIGHSVGEIAAAWVTGALSLADAVRVIKIRSRAQAMTRGSGRMAAVGIGEAAARELIARHGLARRVEVAGINSPDAVTLAGELQGLQALEAALRGSGKFFQMLDLDYAFHSSHMDRIEPVVLAELAGVRPQPGNGAFVSTVTGGPLAGNELDARYWWRNIREPVRFGDGIAYLIEQGVRLFIEVSPHSILRTYVKQALTAAGVTGVALPTLKRDHGSAATLRQAILAAIAHGASVDPDRFAPGASRTALPSYPWQRDRFWLTPTIEGYGLVDRRREHPLLGYRLHEHAFGWENQLDPAKLPMLADHVVDGGVAFPGAGYVEMALAAARTFFATPDAALENVEIRTPVVFQPQQAKLFRLVIEPRTATFTIETRDRMSDGAWALNVTGRMLESGNALGAASIVPAETLERLLALPAADGDTLYANTAAIGLGYGPAFRWVRTVRVAAAEDAALADVAAPAACGDARALSAYLLHPAVMDSGFHPLFALLAAHARDGEHPAYVPVQIGRVDYLRGDTVARVLARIDRRSPHSIVAHFEFLDAQGAIVARLDACRFRRVDLVGRRQNLPSRFVYRLEEMPLPNDVDAAALPAPDALLAQAAARVDAAGLDGRRTQHLTEILPLLDVLASLYVLRAFDALGVFAGTWQPAPERAAFAARLADMLVEDGLAARDGARLIRDDAACAALPPLDDLWRGLLAESPGHVAELTLLAHCGAALPDVLNGAKDDARWLSPTGHSLVEQLLAASPTWQHVHALLAAGVEQAVDAWRPTRRLRVLELGATDGDVLQTLGMHLAAARCDHTIAATAGQLAGFDTDAQATVRTVALQPGERLSLSADDAGPYDLIVANRALSGRHDPADALNAMRSWLAPGGLLLLAESRRGRFSDIVFAPQAAATEADAPAQLAPVDLEAALARAGYVDVVRHVEQGLDLDGTPTFVIARNPASAVAARCGSDASDFDTLARSERWLVMHAPDAAGGFGGRLADALAHAGYPADIVDVTHAADAIASLPAGQPAHVVFCAPETPLADTTTGDGVMAALRHGVIALAALVRALGAQPNAATRLTVVTRGGAPFAGAAHAHPEQATLWGLGRVLANEHPELACRLIDVDRAADGIPDALIRELTGAALEEEVVLSAHGRLVPRMLTAAQAAARSDGAMARASVLAFDAPGSLRNLEWFALPERALGDDEVEIEPVATGLNFRDVMYAMGLLSDEAVETGFAGATIGMELSGRVVRVGRAVTEFAPGDAVLGFAPASFATRVRTRAQAIAPKPERLSFEEAATVPTTFFTAYYALVELARLRRGERVLVHGGAGGVGIAAIQLARHFGAEVFATAGSDEKREFVRLLGADHVLDSRSLAFADEIRAMTGGEGIDIVLNSLAGEAMVRSIDTLRPFGRFLELGKRDFYENSHIGLRPFRNNISYFGIDADQLMGALPELTARLFGEVMALFAAGMLHPLPYRAFPAERAEDAFRYMQQARQIGKVLVTYPSGTPAPTRGVARAEALALDPHGAYLVVGGTGGLGFASARWMVEHGARRLTLASRSGELAAAARDEVARWRDTLGVAVDVVSCDVTDAAAVDAMIAAIVRRNLPLKGVLHSAMSIDDGLVRNLDDARMAAVLAPKVAGAWNLHRATRGLPLDLFVVYSSATTYLGNPGQSNYVAANTFLEALVEHRRAAGLPGTFMAWGPLEDVGFLARHADTREALQSRIGGASITSDEAMAALECVLIAGAAGEAVVRLDWHAVARGMPAAKARRYALLQSQAKGGDARDGGTQLREEVLALPRDEAIALVARTLQAQIARILHMTPDRIALDKSVLDMGMDSLMGMELGLAVEEAFEVKLSVMAIAEGASVTTLAARIVDSIGASADTGADAASATDAAQEAVAALAAKHAIDGEARAMLDTRPEPVAGQPSPSLEVAR